In the Hordeum vulgare subsp. vulgare chromosome 7H, MorexV3_pseudomolecules_assembly, whole genome shotgun sequence genome, one interval contains:
- the LOC123407743 gene encoding E3 ubiquitin-protein ligase SINA-like 10 isoform X1: MNGTGMMKQSTKKARTAPVIGGRPDVPRGRGEETVEESANAYTVEADGLGCEICFEPFGDQIFMCKNGHPACGTCCIRMDRICFCAEPIGDIRCRPLEKVLAAMTRPCTYASYGCREIVSYTGRRSHEEDCPYTPYYCPFDGCTYHGMQLYNHIHDRHAASAVVVPTGSRRVAVRLEKKMPFRVLLHGDGARVFLLLNGGEVLSGRSLSLVCMSPRPMGKAEARYKMEVKHWRSAPDTPVLLSSGAAPLVRRLKDFQARGFLFVPDSYWNIGDTVSVTVHLTDGW, encoded by the exons ATGAATGGCACAGGGATGATGAAGCAGAGCACGAAGAAGGCGAGGACGGCGCCCGTAATCGGGGGGAGGCCAGATGTGCCCCGTGGCCGCGGAGAAGAAACGGTGGAAGAATCCGCCAATGCTTACACCGTCGAGGCGGACGGACTGGGATGCGAGATCTGCTTCGAACCTTTTGGTGATCAGATCTTCATG TGCAAGAATGGGCATCCTGCGTGCGGAACCTGCTGCATCCGCATGGACCGGATCTGCTTCTGCGCCGAGCCCATCGGCGACATCCGGTGCCGGCCGCTGGAGAAGGTCCTGGCGGCCATGACCAGGCCCTGCACCTATGCCAGTTACGGCTGCCGTGAGATCGTCAGCTACACAGGGaggcggagccacgaggaggaCTGCCCGTACACGCCGTACTACTGCCCGTTCGACGGCTGCACCTACCACGGCATGCAGCTGTACAACCACATACACGACCGCCACGCCGCGTCCGCCGTGGTCGTGCCCACGGGAAGCCGTCGCGTCGCCGTCAGGCTGGAGAAGAAGATGCCCTTCCGCGTGCTCCTGCACGGCGACGGGGCCAGAGTTTTCCTCCTGCTCAACGGCGGCGAAGTCCTGTCCGGGCGCTCGCTGTCGCTCGTCTGCATGAGCCCTCGCCCCATGGGGAAAGCCGAGGCCAGGTACAAGATGGAGGTGAAGCATTGGCGGAGCGCCCCGGATACGCCCGTGCTGTTGAGCTCCGGGGCCGCGCCCTTGGTCCGGCGGCTTAAGGATTTCCAGGCCCGAGGGTTCCTGTTCGTCCCCGACTCCTACTGGAACATCGGCGACACCGTCTCGGTCACGGTGCATCTCACCGACGGCTGGTGA
- the LOC123407743 gene encoding E3 ubiquitin-protein ligase SINA-like 10 isoform X2, giving the protein MMKQSTKKARTAPVIGGRPDVPRGRGEETVEESANAYTVEADGLGCEICFEPFGDQIFMCKNGHPACGTCCIRMDRICFCAEPIGDIRCRPLEKVLAAMTRPCTYASYGCREIVSYTGRRSHEEDCPYTPYYCPFDGCTYHGMQLYNHIHDRHAASAVVVPTGSRRVAVRLEKKMPFRVLLHGDGARVFLLLNGGEVLSGRSLSLVCMSPRPMGKAEARYKMEVKHWRSAPDTPVLLSSGAAPLVRRLKDFQARGFLFVPDSYWNIGDTVSVTVHLTDGW; this is encoded by the exons ATGATGAAGCAGAGCACGAAGAAGGCGAGGACGGCGCCCGTAATCGGGGGGAGGCCAGATGTGCCCCGTGGCCGCGGAGAAGAAACGGTGGAAGAATCCGCCAATGCTTACACCGTCGAGGCGGACGGACTGGGATGCGAGATCTGCTTCGAACCTTTTGGTGATCAGATCTTCATG TGCAAGAATGGGCATCCTGCGTGCGGAACCTGCTGCATCCGCATGGACCGGATCTGCTTCTGCGCCGAGCCCATCGGCGACATCCGGTGCCGGCCGCTGGAGAAGGTCCTGGCGGCCATGACCAGGCCCTGCACCTATGCCAGTTACGGCTGCCGTGAGATCGTCAGCTACACAGGGaggcggagccacgaggaggaCTGCCCGTACACGCCGTACTACTGCCCGTTCGACGGCTGCACCTACCACGGCATGCAGCTGTACAACCACATACACGACCGCCACGCCGCGTCCGCCGTGGTCGTGCCCACGGGAAGCCGTCGCGTCGCCGTCAGGCTGGAGAAGAAGATGCCCTTCCGCGTGCTCCTGCACGGCGACGGGGCCAGAGTTTTCCTCCTGCTCAACGGCGGCGAAGTCCTGTCCGGGCGCTCGCTGTCGCTCGTCTGCATGAGCCCTCGCCCCATGGGGAAAGCCGAGGCCAGGTACAAGATGGAGGTGAAGCATTGGCGGAGCGCCCCGGATACGCCCGTGCTGTTGAGCTCCGGGGCCGCGCCCTTGGTCCGGCGGCTTAAGGATTTCCAGGCCCGAGGGTTCCTGTTCGTCCCCGACTCCTACTGGAACATCGGCGACACCGTCTCGGTCACGGTGCATCTCACCGACGGCTGGTGA